The Bryobacteraceae bacterium genome includes a window with the following:
- the rpsA gene encoding 30S ribosomal protein S1 — protein MNPADSPNLTDVSPVAEAPASPQEGSFGEMLAAFEAAQSNGDEGAALEGTVVSINEENIVVDVGRKMEGILRRGTPGLPADLAPGATLMVNISGRTDDGYYLLSTIRVEQPRDYSGLQEAFEGKHVILGLVKEQVKGGLRVQVADGVHAFLPASRSGIREMAELPSLVGQQIECRITKLDIENPDRPDIVVDRRGVLEEQAAAAKQAAFERLQEGMVVQGRVRTVTDFGAFVEIAPGIDGLLHVTDMSWNRVDKPSSVVSPGQTIEAKILKINRNNRKISLGMKQLQPDPWTEATSALKPGDRVRGKVVRLAEFGAFVEIAPGVDGLIHLSEMSWSKRVRKPEDVVQVGDMVETVVLDVKPAERRLSLGLKQALGNPWDTAATRFAPGTVVEGPVTNLAQFGAFVDLGDGIEGMIHVGDITREKRVQHPKEVLSPGQVVKAQVLEVDTEKRRIRLSMKALEPTSADIFISEHQPGDLVSGRVVETHASHAKIEISEGVHARCRLKEAAGEGEKARAAAADVDDLAALLASKWKGGGGSSSDRKTLRTGQLRRFRIVSLDPAHRRIEVEVAD, from the coding sequence ATGAATCCAGCAGATTCCCCCAACCTGACCGACGTTTCCCCTGTCGCCGAAGCGCCCGCCTCTCCGCAGGAAGGCTCTTTCGGCGAAATGCTGGCCGCATTCGAAGCGGCGCAGAGCAACGGGGACGAAGGAGCGGCCCTGGAAGGCACGGTGGTTTCCATCAACGAGGAGAACATCGTCGTCGACGTCGGCCGGAAAATGGAGGGCATTCTGCGGCGCGGCACGCCGGGACTGCCCGCGGATCTGGCGCCTGGCGCGACGCTGATGGTGAACATCAGCGGCCGGACGGACGACGGCTATTACCTGCTGTCAACGATCCGGGTGGAGCAGCCCCGGGACTATTCGGGGCTGCAGGAGGCGTTCGAAGGCAAGCACGTCATTCTGGGCCTGGTGAAGGAACAGGTGAAGGGCGGGCTGCGGGTGCAGGTGGCCGATGGCGTCCACGCGTTTCTGCCGGCGTCGCGCAGCGGCATTCGCGAGATGGCGGAGCTGCCGTCGCTGGTGGGGCAGCAGATCGAGTGCCGGATCACGAAGCTGGACATTGAGAACCCGGACCGGCCGGACATCGTGGTGGACCGGCGCGGCGTGCTGGAAGAGCAGGCGGCGGCGGCCAAACAGGCGGCGTTCGAGCGGCTGCAGGAAGGGATGGTCGTTCAGGGACGCGTGCGGACGGTGACCGATTTCGGCGCCTTCGTCGAGATCGCGCCCGGCATCGACGGGCTGCTGCATGTCACGGACATGAGCTGGAACCGCGTGGACAAGCCGTCCAGCGTGGTGAGCCCCGGGCAGACGATCGAGGCGAAGATCCTGAAGATCAACCGCAACAACCGGAAGATCTCGCTGGGCATGAAGCAGCTGCAGCCCGACCCGTGGACCGAGGCGACGTCGGCGCTGAAGCCGGGCGACCGGGTGCGGGGCAAGGTGGTGCGGCTGGCCGAATTCGGGGCGTTTGTCGAAATCGCGCCGGGCGTCGACGGGCTGATTCACCTGTCCGAGATGTCGTGGTCCAAGCGCGTGCGGAAGCCCGAGGACGTCGTGCAGGTGGGCGACATGGTGGAGACGGTGGTGCTGGATGTGAAGCCCGCCGAGCGCAGGCTGTCGCTGGGGCTGAAACAGGCGCTGGGCAACCCGTGGGACACGGCGGCCACGCGCTTTGCGCCGGGCACTGTGGTGGAAGGCCCGGTGACGAACCTGGCGCAGTTCGGCGCCTTCGTCGATCTGGGCGACGGCATCGAGGGCATGATTCACGTGGGCGACATCACGCGGGAGAAGCGCGTGCAGCACCCCAAGGAAGTTCTCTCCCCCGGCCAGGTGGTGAAGGCGCAGGTGCTGGAAGTCGACACCGAGAAGCGCCGCATCCGGCTGAGCATGAAGGCGCTGGAGCCCACTTCGGCCGACATCTTCATCTCCGAGCATCAGCCGGGAGACCTGGTGAGCGGGCGCGTCGTGGAGACGCACGCCTCGCACGCCAAGATCGAAATCAGCGAGGGGGTCCATGCGCGCTGCCGGCTGAAGGAAGCCGCGGGCGAAGGCGAGAAGGCGCGCGCCGCGGCGGCCGATGTCGATGATCTCGCCGCCCTGCTGGCCAGCAAGTGGAAGGGCGGAGGCGGCTCCTCGAGCGACCGGAAGACTCTGCGCACGGGGCAATTGCGGCGGTTCAGGATCGTGTCGCTGGATCCGGCCCACCGCCGGATCGAAGTGGAAGTGGCCGACTGA
- a CDS encoding RNA polymerase subunit sigma-24, whose translation MEPGTALAVEGGACARARREACMDEAATIRAAQAGDAEAFERLVRSYDQQVLRLAMNLLRNPDDAHDVYQETFLRVFRNLGSFRFDCNFSTWLYRIATNLCLDQLRKRKVRRTEPAEVQTEEGVMDRLESMPEARPAGDPQRAALNRELRASIEQALGELTPRERMVFELRHYQGMRLREIGEMLGSSEEAAKNCLFRATQKMRQALGGFL comes from the coding sequence ATGGAACCGGGAACGGCACTGGCGGTCGAAGGCGGCGCCTGCGCAAGGGCCCGGCGGGAAGCATGCATGGACGAAGCTGCCACGATCCGCGCCGCGCAGGCGGGCGACGCCGAGGCCTTCGAACGGCTGGTGCGGTCCTACGATCAGCAGGTCCTGCGGCTGGCGATGAACCTGCTGCGCAATCCGGACGACGCCCATGACGTGTATCAGGAGACGTTCCTGCGCGTCTTCCGCAACCTGGGCAGCTTCCGCTTCGACTGCAACTTTTCGACGTGGCTGTACCGCATCGCCACCAACCTTTGCCTGGATCAGCTCCGGAAGCGCAAGGTGCGGCGCACGGAGCCTGCGGAGGTGCAGACGGAAGAAGGCGTGATGGACCGGCTGGAATCGATGCCGGAAGCGCGTCCGGCAGGCGATCCGCAGCGGGCGGCGCTGAACCGCGAGCTGCGCGCGTCGATCGAGCAGGCGCTCGGAGAGCTGACGCCGCGCGAGCGGATGGTGTTCGAACTGCGTCATTATCAGGGCATGCGGCTGCGCGAGATCGGCGAGATGCTGGGCTCGAGCGAAGAGGCGGCCAAGAACTGCCTGTTCCGCGCGACCCAGAAGATGCGCCAGGCGCTGGGAGGCTTCCTATGA
- a CDS encoding acetoacetate metabolism regulatory protein AtoC — protein MARGNGTIMKAGMTPRVLIVEDEEKLRRVLSLHLESKGFEVSAAATAEEALRLAPQAQLVLTDLRLPGMDGMALLESLQRMNARLPVIVMTAFSSVETAVEAMKKGAADFLPKPFSLDHLDAVVGKALEVQQLREENTRLREELGHRYRLENIIGTGPKMQEILAAVMRVAPTRTTVLLCGESGVGKDLIARAIHFHSPRASQPFVKINCTTIPENLMESELFGYEKGAFTGAAASRPGKFEQADKGTVFLDEIGDVPPSVQVKLLRVLQDREFERLGSNRTRQIDVRVIAATNADLRRALEEGNFREDLYYRLNVFPITIPPLRERREDIPLLAERFLRRFAAETGSRVTEISPEAMRKLMEYHWPGNVRELENVIERSLLYADGAVLAPEHIRLDYAPRRNVNGHTPASSDGFLPEGMTLEQYEQQLIREALRRAGGNKSQAARLLGLTRNALRYRLSQMGLE, from the coding sequence ATGGCGCGCGGCAACGGCACTATCATGAAGGCGGGGATGACGCCACGCGTGCTCATCGTCGAGGACGAGGAAAAGCTCCGCCGCGTCCTCTCGCTCCACCTCGAATCGAAAGGATTCGAAGTCAGCGCCGCGGCCACGGCGGAAGAAGCCCTGCGGCTCGCCCCGCAGGCGCAGCTCGTGCTCACCGATCTGCGGCTGCCGGGCATGGACGGCATGGCGCTGCTCGAGTCGCTCCAGCGGATGAATGCGCGCCTCCCGGTCATCGTCATGACCGCCTTCTCCTCGGTGGAAACCGCCGTGGAAGCCATGAAAAAAGGCGCGGCGGATTTCCTGCCCAAGCCGTTTTCCCTCGACCATCTCGATGCGGTCGTCGGCAAGGCTCTCGAGGTGCAGCAGCTCCGCGAGGAGAACACGCGCCTGCGCGAGGAGCTCGGCCATCGCTACCGCCTCGAAAACATCATCGGCACCGGACCGAAGATGCAGGAGATCCTCGCCGCCGTCATGCGCGTCGCCCCCACGCGCACCACCGTGCTGCTGTGCGGAGAAAGCGGCGTCGGCAAGGACCTCATCGCCCGCGCCATCCACTTCCACTCGCCCCGCGCCTCGCAGCCCTTCGTCAAGATCAACTGCACCACCATCCCCGAAAACCTGATGGAGAGCGAACTCTTCGGCTACGAAAAGGGCGCTTTCACCGGGGCGGCGGCGTCGAGACCGGGCAAGTTCGAGCAGGCCGACAAGGGCACCGTCTTCCTCGACGAAATCGGCGACGTGCCGCCTTCCGTGCAGGTGAAACTGCTGCGCGTGCTTCAGGACCGCGAGTTCGAGCGCCTCGGCAGCAACCGCACCCGCCAGATCGACGTGCGCGTCATCGCCGCCACCAACGCCGACCTCCGCCGCGCGCTCGAAGAAGGCAACTTCCGCGAAGACCTCTACTACCGCCTCAACGTCTTCCCCATCACCATCCCGCCTCTGCGCGAGCGCCGCGAGGACATCCCGCTTCTGGCCGAGCGCTTCCTGCGCCGGTTCGCCGCCGAGACCGGCTCGCGCGTGACGGAGATCTCGCCCGAAGCCATGCGCAAGCTGATGGAGTACCACTGGCCCGGCAACGTGCGCGAGCTCGAAAACGTCATCGAGCGCAGCCTGCTCTACGCCGACGGCGCGGTCCTCGCGCCCGAGCACATCCGCCTCGACTACGCCCCGCGCCGCAACGTCAACGGCCACACCCCGGCCTCGAGCGACGGCTTCCTGCCCGAAGGCATGACGCTCGAACAGTACGAACAGCAGCTGATCCGCGAAGCCCTGCGCCGCGCCGGCGGCAACAAGAGCCAGGCCGCCCGCCTCCTCGGCCTCACCCGCAACGCCCTCCGCTACCGCCTCTCCCAGATGGGCCTCGAGTAA